The nucleotide sequence GCATCGGGAGGGCCGAGAGCACCATCACCTTCGCGGTGGCGTTGCCCGCGGCGTCGAAGGTGGTGAGGAAGGTGTTGCCGAGCTTGCCCGTGAGCGTCACCGCGAGCTCGGCGCCCGCCACCGTCGCTGTCGCGACGCTCGGATCGGACGAGACCACACCGCCCGCCGCCACCGCCGCCGGAGCCCCCGAGACGTTGCGGGCGAGGGCGATGGTGAGCGCCGCGTCGGTGCGCGGGTTGGCGACCACCGTGCCGCTCGAGCGGACGAAGACGGAGGGCCCGGCGGGCGCCTGGGACGCGAGCGCCTTCACGCCGAAGGACCGCTTGGGGCGGAGCGCGTCGCGGCGGGCGACGATCTCGTGGTCCTCGCCGACAACGACGCTGTGGCGCTTCGCCACGCGGGGGGTCTCGGCGGCCGAGGGCACCTCCGAGGCGTCGCCGGTCGGGGCGGAGCAGCCGATGACGCTGGAGAGGGCGGTGAAGGAGAGGGCGAGGAGGGCGGCGTTGAGCTTGTTCATGCTGCCCCCTATTGCGCGCGCCGTGCCAAGCACTTATCCCACGTAACCATTGAGAAAACCGACATCGGAGGCGCCGAAAATCGTACCGGTACAGGTGCTCCGGTACGGGCGCGTGTTCGCCGTGCCTGCGTCGTGGTCGCCGCGCCGCGCCGACGCGCGCGGGCGTGGTGGCGGCCCTGGCTCACGCGTCGAACCTGGTGCACTCTGGCGCCGTGCAACGAACCTCCTGGCTGGCGCCGAGTCTCTCGCTCGTCTTGCTGAGCGCGTGCAGCTCTGAATCCCCGAGCTCGGTGCCTGACGCGGGGCCGGCGGCGATCGCGCGGGTGATCGTCAGCTCGGAGATTCGCCCCGGTTCGAACGCGCAGGCCGCCTGCCAGATTTCGCCCCGCGAGTGGCTCACGATTGGCAACTTCGGCGGCCCGGGCACCGGGCCTCGTCCGGTCGACCACGGCTCCGCCGAGGGCGGGGGCGCGGTGTCGGTGGCGTGCAGCGTGGTGGCCGAGGGGAGCGACTTCCGCGTGAGCGGCTCGGCTGCGCTCACTGGCCCGCGCGGCGGCACGGTGACCGTGAGCGGACGCTTCACCGCCACGCCGGTCCCGCAGCCCAACGTGGCGATGACCTTCGTCAACGCCGACTTGGGTCGGTTCGAACAGCGGGACTGCGAGGCCACCTACGACGTGGCCCCGAAGGCCGGCGTGGCCCCCGGGCGCATCTGGATGGGCGTGCGCTGCCCGAGGGCCGTCAGCACGGACAACGGCGTGAAGACTTGCGAGACCGAGGCCCAGATCCGATTCGAGAACTGCGCCCAGCAGTAGCCGCGATGCGCGCGCGAGCACGCGACGTCGGATCCACGGCCACCGTTCGGTCGGAGGCAATCCAAGGATCCGCGGATAGAGCCGTAGCTGCGTGCCAGCTCACGGAACGAACGAGAAGTCTCCCTCGAGGCGCGCGAACGGGGATCGTCGAGGGAGTCAGAGCTCCGTGCGGATCTTGCGACCCGGCTTCGCGCTGGCCGACGGAGCCGCTGGAGGCGGAGTGACCGCGACCGGCGTGGCCGCGGCGGGGCCCGGCTTGGTCGCCGCCGCGTGCGCAGCGGCCGGGGGCTTCGGGGTGGCCGGAGCGGCGGAGACCTCGGCCGAGGGCGCGCCCGTGGCCGCGGCGGACGCGCGGCGGACGCGGCGGACGCGGCGGACGCGGCGGACGCGGCGGACGCGAGCTGGGGCGGCGCCTCACTGGGCTTCGGGGCGGCGCTGGGCACCGACGGGCCGGCGCTCGGCGGCGGCGCGGTGGCCCCACTCGCCGTCGTGCGCTGCACGCCGACGGCCACGAGCGCGAGCGCGAGCGCCGCGGCGACCCCCGCGACCGCGAGCCGGGGACCGCGCCTCGCGCCTGCCGGGGGCTGCGAAGGCGCCGGCGTGTGCACGCTCGGCGGGGCCGTGGTGAGCTCCGGCTGCGAGCCCGGGCTCGCGATCGTGGCGGCCGAGGCCGCTGGCGCGAGGGAGGCCGCGAGGGCGCTCACCTCGCCGCTGACCTTCTTCTCCCAGGCGCTGCCGGTGTTGGCGGCGGCGGCGGCGGCGACGACGGGTCCGGAGCCGGACGCGCTCAGCGGCTGCGGGGTGATCGCGGCGGTGGCCGACGGCACCACCACGTTGGGGTACGAGCCCGATCCGCCGAGGACGAGGCCGTCGAGGTGCGCGGCGGCCGGCGGCAGGAGCTCCATGGGGTGCTCCGCGAGGAGCCACGCCTCGATGGCGTCGCGGAGCTCCCGGGCGGTCTGGTAGCGATCGTCGGGCGCCTTGGCCATCGCCTTCTCGACGATCGGCACGAAGCTGTGATCGGCAGGCTCCACGCGCGGCAGCAGCGGGATCGGCGGCTCGATGGCGGTCTTGAAGAGGAGCTGGGGGATGTTCGCCGCCTCGAAGCAGTGGTCGCCGGCGAGCGCCCTGTAAAGAATGACGCCGACGCAGTAGAGGTCGGAGCGGCCGTCGAGATCGCCGACGCCCCGCGACTGCTCCGGGGACATGTAGAGCGGCGTGCCCATGAGCGTTCCCGTCGCGGTCTGCGCCTCGTCGCCGTCGAGCTGGGTCTGGAACTTGGAGATGCCGAAGTCAAGAATCTTGACTACTTCGCGCCCCTCGCCCGTCGTGCGGAGGCTGGGCGACGTGAGGAAGATGTTGGCGGGCTTGAGGTCGCGGTGGACGATGCCGGCGCCGTGCATCGCCGAGAGCCCGTCGAGCAGCTGGAGGGCGATGAGCGCGATCTCGGACGCGGGCATGCGCACGCGCGCGGTGATGCGGTCGTCGAGCGACTCGCCGACGAGGTACTCCATGACCAGGTACGAGCTGCCGTCGGGGAGATCGCCGAGGTCGAGCACGTCGCAGATGTTCGCCGAGCCGATCTTGGCGGCGACCCGGGCCTCGCGCGCGAAGCGGCGGCGCAGGTCGGGCACCTTGGAGGCCTCGCCGTGCATCACCTTGATCGCCACGCGGCGACCGATGCGCACGTTCACGCCTTCGTACACGGCGCCCATGCCGCCCGCGCCGATGGTGCGCACGATGCGGTACTTGTCCTCGACTACGTCGCCCGGCTCGAAGCTCACGTTTCCCTCGCGGGAGCGAGTGTACACCAACGCGACGCGTCGCGCCCGCTCGGCGGCAGCCGACGCCGCGCCGCAACGCTCAGGGCCGCGGGAGGGCCTCGGTCGTCTTCGTGGCTTGGTCTTTCGTCGGGTCGAACGTGAGCTTGAGCCCCGCGAGCTCGCTCGCGCGCTCGAAGCGGTAGCCCTCGAGCCCCCCCGCGGCGGGGGTGCCGTCGTCGAGGGTGACCAGCACCGAGTAGCGCGTGCCCGCCCCCGGATCGACGATGCCGGGGAGGCGCAGCGTGAAGGCGTCTTGGGTGATCTTCGTGGCGCGGAGCACGCCCACGAGCTGCTTCGAGTTCGCGTCGGAGATGCTCACCTGCGCGCGCCTCCCGAGCTGGCCCCGCATGCCCGAGAAGCTGACCTCCGCCGGGCCGCCGATCTCCTTGCCCTCCACCGGGACGAACGCCGTGTTGTGCTCGAACTCGATCTTCACCAGGTTGCTGGCCGGGTCCTTCGGGACGAACGGGTCGACGTCGACGAACCAGCTGTGATCGAACGGCAGCGGCGCCTGGTCGAACGCCCCGGAGTTGTTGTGGTCGGCCCAGAAGACGAGGCGGAGCCCGCCGGTCTTGGGGAGCGACGAGGGCAGGTTGAACGTCGCGTCCCGCCCCCCGAGCGGCGACGCGCGGAGCATCGCGATGATGTTCTTCTGCCTGTCGACGACGCGGAGCTCGAAGGTCTCGTCGACGTGCGAGTCGGCCCCCGTGATCGTGAAGCTCAGGTCGAAGAACTTGGACGTGTTGGGCGGCGTCTCGCGGAAGCGATCGACGTCGGTGGCGAGAAAGCAACCGGGCACGGCGAGGGCCGCGAGACCGAACGCCGCCGCGGTGGAAGCCGCGCGTAACATGCTGAGCTTCTTGTTTTTTTCGGCGCGCATCAGAAGCTCACCTTCGCGGTCGCGGAGCACCCGGTGGGTCCGCAGGCGGCAGCGAGCGCGGGCGCCCCGAGCGCGCCTCGCTCTCGTGGTTTCGGGCTGGGTGCGAGCAGCGCCCAGGTGATCCCGCCGGCGACGAGGACGCCGCCGCCGATGAGGAGGACGTCGGTCACGCCAATGAAGGTCTTGGCCGACGAGCGCGCGCCAGCGAGGTCGAACGTGGCAGGGCACAGGTCGCTCGGGCACTGGCTCGCGATGTCGCTCTCCTTGCCGAGCGCGACGATCCCGGTGACGGCGCCGGCCGCCATGACCGCGGCGCCCGCGCCGGCGATCACCCAGGGCACGCGGCTCGGGGAGGGCTCCTCCGCAGGACTCGGCTCCCGGGGAGTGGGCGGCGGGACCGGGGCCACGACCGCGCTCGCGCGGGGCTTCAGCGTGAGCGAGCGGGTCTCCTTCGAGCCCGAGAGCGCCTCCATTTCCCACGGTTCGTCCTGAAACCCCGGCGCGCGCGCGGTGAGCACGTGGTGCCCCGAGCGGAGGCCGACGACGAGCTTGTGGTCGGCGGGCAGGACGTACGCGTTGGTGACGCGCTCGCCTTTCACGGGGGTGCGCACGTCGGTCACGATGACCTTCGTGCCCGCGGGCGCGCCGGTCACGGTGAGCTGCACCGCGACGACGCCGACGCTGAGGGTCTGCAGGTCGCGGACGATCTGCGCGCGCTCCTCGGCCCCGAGGTCGGTGACCTCGCGCAGGTAGCGCGTGTAGGCCTCGATGGCCTCGCCGTCGCGCTCGAGCTTCATGGCGCAAAAACCCATGTTTCCAAGGATTTTTGGCGACAGGCTCATCTCGTAGGCGGCCTTGAACTCGCGGTAGGCCTCTTCGACGCGCTCGCCGTCCGGGTCCTGCAGGAGCGAAACACCGGCCTTGAAATGGGCGCGGGCCTGGTCGCTGATCGGCGCCTCCTCGGCGCGCGCGAGGGGCGCACAGAGGACCGCACCCGCGAGGAGGGCGAGGCCGACCGCGCGGGCGAGCGTACGGGGGAGAGCGATCATTCCGGGTAGCCTAGTTCACCGCGAGACCCGCGAGAAGGTGCACGCCGATCCCTCGCCTTCGGCTCAGGCTCAGCGTTGACCTGCGTTCGCCCCCGCGAGGCTCACTTGCGCACCTCCTCGCGCGGGACGCGGCGTGACTCGAGGTGGCCGCGGCGGCGGAGCTTGACCACGACGTCGTCGCCGAGCGGGCCCGAGAGCCGCGCGCGAGCCTCGGCGATCGTGTGGACGGGCGCGCCCGCGATCTCGACCAGGATGTCTCCCGGCTCGAGCCCCGCGCGCTCGGCGGCGCTGCCCTCGACGACCGAGGCGATGCCGACCTCGTGGCTCGCGGTGATCTCGCCGAGCGTCACGGCCACGCCGCCCGCGCCGCGCGGCTCGCTCGCGCCCGCGCCCTCGCCGTCGAGCACGAGGCGAACGTCGCGCGTGGTGCGCCCCGGCACGACGCGCACAGCCCCGCGCCCACGCCCACGCCCCGACGCGTAGGCCTCGAGCGAGAGGAGCCCCTGGGGCAGCTCCGCGAGCGTGAACCTCCCGCGCGCGTCGGCCACCGCGAGCCCTGGCGGCGGAGGGCCGGCGAGGAGCACCACGGGGACCGCGTCCTTCGCCACGCGCGCGCCGGGCACGGGATCGCCGCGGCCGTCGACCACGAGCCCCTCCACGAGGCCCTCTTCGTCGAGCTCGACGCGCGGCAGCGTGGTGGCTCGGCGCCCGCCCGACTCCTGCACCCGGGCCTCGAGCGTCTTCGGCGCGAAACCGGCCGCGCGCACGCGCACACGCACGGGGCCAGGGGGTACGTCGCGGATCGTAAACTCTCCTTCCTTGTCGGTGCGCCCGCGGTGGGCGCCGTCCTCCGCGTACACCGTGATTTCGGCGTCGTGGAGGCGATCGCGGCGCGCGGACCGGACCTCGCCGGTGAGCGACTCGCTCGCGGCCAGCTCCACGCGCAGCTCTGTGGCGTCCGCGGCGAGCTCGAGGGAGCGCGCGGCGAAGCGCGGCGCGCGGATCTCGACGTGCAGCGCGAGCCCCTTCGCGCCCGCGAGCTTCGCCTCCCCGCGGCGCGAGGTGAACACGGTCGCGCGGAGCGGCACGTTCGGCTCGAGCGACGCGACGGTGATCTGCGCCCCGTCCACGCCCGATCCGCGCGCGTCGAGCACGCGGGCGGGCAGGTCGTCGCGGGGATCGGGGAGCACGATGCGCACGCTCGCGCGGCCGCCCTCGGGCACGCGGGCCTCTGCGCGGGTGGGGGCGCCGGCCTGGCCCGCGGGGCGCTCCACGAGGAGCGTGAGCTCCTCGGGCATGGCGGCGAAGGCGAACGCGCCGTCACGATCGGCCCGCGTCATGCGCTCGAAGGTGCCGCGCGTGGCCATCGCGGTGATCTCGGCGCCCTCCACCGGCCGATCGTGGGCGTCGACCACGCGGCCCTCGAGCAGGCCGCCCGCGCGCATCACGATCTTCACCTCCGCCGTGCCGCCGGGCGCGAGGTCCACGAGCTCGCTCGCGCCCTCCACGTACTGGGCGTGCCGCACGAGCGCGCGGACGCGCCCCGGCGTGACGGGCCGCGCGCGGAACGACCCGTCGCGCCCGGTGAGCCAGCCCTCGCTGGGCGCGCCGCTCGGCGAGCCGCCTGTGGCTCCGAGCGGGGGCGCGCTGGCCGTCGCGCCGCGGGGGATGTCGGGGAGCGGGCCGGGCATCACCCCGAGCTCGCCGGCGGGCACGAGCGGGCGCGGGCCTGCGAGGGCGCGATCGAAGCGGGCGTCGCGCGCGCGCGCCACGCGCGGATCGTCGGCGACGGGCATGCCGCGGAGATCGGTGCCCACGATCTCGATGCGCGCGCCGTCGACGGGGAACCCTCGCCCGTCGACGACGCGCCCGACGATCGTGCCGGCGCGCGGCAGCACGACGACGAGCGGACCAGGCGTGTCCGGCACGGCCACGGTGACCGACACGAAGTCGTCGCGGCTCACCGTCACGCTGGCCCCGCCGTGCGGGATGGGACCGAGCGTCACCGCGCCGCTCTTGCCGGTCACCCCCTCGACCGGAAACGCCGAGAGGCCCGACTCCGCGAGGGCCACGCGCGCGCCCACGAGCGGCGTCGCGGGGTCGGACTCGCCGTCGAGCACTCGCACCTCCACCGACATTCCCTGCGAGAGCCGGAGCGTGAGCTCGCGCTCCTGCCCCTGCGTGAGCGTCACCGCGAGCTCGGTGGCCGAGGTGAGGCCGCCCGCGACCGCCCG is from Myxococcales bacterium and encodes:
- a CDS encoding carboxypeptidase regulatory-like domain-containing protein, which codes for MPPTPNDPPPASPAAPPGPGSVSRGARLASLAWLAWAWAASRLGHLVALLALAAIPGASLRPLAPELEAPPLPADVGDRSAVLEVDVHQRGPDGVPGPALAGARVRAFTMLEGRAYLAADRPAPAGHARLADLPPGEHWIVVDAAGFARVSRMVMLVSGERSLALDTPPQRVLDVDVVDEAGAPVSAASLEVSAGDPFPVGARSDDAGRALVTRLTEGPYVVAVSHPGYDPVEVRHPTDEKPLRVVLKKLGALQVTVLGPQGTPTAATVEITSAVLWPSRRADTDPEGKVRIGGLSAATYSLRAVAGGLTSATELAVTLTQGQERELTLRLSQGMSVEVRVLDGESDPATPLVGARVALAESGLSAFPVEGVTGKSGAVTLGPIPHGGASVTVSRDDFVSVTVAVPDTPGPLVVVLPRAGTIVGRVVDGRGFPVDGARIEIVGTDLRGMPVADDPRVARARDARFDRALAGPRPLVPAGELGVMPGPLPDIPRGATASAPPLGATGGSPSGAPSEGWLTGRDGSFRARPVTPGRVRALVRHAQYVEGASELVDLAPGGTAEVKIVMRAGGLLEGRVVDAHDRPVEGAEITAMATRGTFERMTRADRDGAFAFAAMPEELTLLVERPAGQAGAPTRAEARVPEGGRASVRIVLPDPRDDLPARVLDARGSGVDGAQITVASLEPNVPLRATVFTSRRGEAKLAGAKGLALHVEIRAPRFAARSLELAADATELRVELAASESLTGEVRSARRDRLHDAEITVYAEDGAHRGRTDKEGEFTIRDVPPGPVRVRVRAAGFAPKTLEARVQESGGRRATTLPRVELDEEGLVEGLVVDGRGDPVPGARVAKDAVPVVLLAGPPPPGLAVADARGRFTLAELPQGLLSLEAYASGRGRGRGAVRVVPGRTTRDVRLVLDGEGAGASEPRGAGGVAVTLGEITASHEVGIASVVEGSAAERAGLEPGDILVEIAGAPVHTIAEARARLSGPLGDDVVVKLRRRGHLESRRVPREEVRK
- a CDS encoding protein kinase, translated to MSFEPGDVVEDKYRIVRTIGAGGMGAVYEGVNVRIGRRVAIKVMHGEASKVPDLRRRFAREARVAAKIGSANICDVLDLGDLPDGSSYLVMEYLVGESLDDRITARVRMPASEIALIALQLLDGLSAMHGAGIVHRDLKPANIFLTSPSLRTTGEGREVVKILDFGISKFQTQLDGDEAQTATGTLMGTPLYMSPEQSRGVGDLDGRSDLYCVGVILYRALAGDHCFEAANIPQLLFKTAIEPPIPLLPRVEPADHSFVPIVEKAMAKAPDDRYQTARELRDAIEAWLLAEHPMELLPPAAAHLDGLVLGGSGSYPNVVVPSATAAITPQPLSASGSGPVVAAAAAANTGSAWEKKVSGEVSALAASLAPAASAATIASPGSQPELTTAPPSVHTPAPSQPPAGARRGPRLAVAGVAAALALALVAVGVQRTTASGATAPPPSAGPSVPSAAPKPSEAPPQLASAASAASAASAASAARPPRPRARPRPRSPPLRPPRSPRPLRTRRRPSRAPPRPRRSRSLRLQRLRRPARSRVARSARSSDSLDDPRSRASRETSRSFRELARSYGSIRGSLDCLRPNGGRGSDVACSRAHRGYCWAQFSNRIWASVSQVFTPLSVLTALGQRTPIQMRPGATPAFGATS